The Micropterus dolomieu isolate WLL.071019.BEF.003 ecotype Adirondacks linkage group LG22, ASM2129224v1, whole genome shotgun sequence genome contains a region encoding:
- the LOC123962210 gene encoding uncharacterized protein LOC123962210 isoform X1 yields MANTYRMTDRDIRLMIQLRATNAAIFTGRRNSAMRGWRAIRKEMGLQGMLSARQLKKKWDNLKEKYRLPGIQHLEDGDKCSCSSAAQSQSLDFCQICWRADSGRLYCRRSMGVSEKALKNPPEGMETTTPPSSWRWFHLMEEAMSGRLAGTANIIQPSLLDEDEDNNAALPPLIIPNMGGAFSGLVGTGTLEGAGTPQEVLDLSEIESCGKVEAVSRTESPAEVVAAEGHTRRPECELSQPAALYVTLLPDRTNETPSSSRNIVREASEVDRKLAELQTERRALEREQAEFDRELIALERDRELLSRDMATLERDRTAIDRDRAAVERDRAAVERDRVFLDRDRAFLDRDRAFLERDRVFLERAREDLERARALLRRERAVLEREGAAVDGHQAEMTAEKEVVLQTRFYQSLMAGDLDPDQLETRQRLVSLFQRLVEKL; encoded by the exons ATGGCGAACACATACAGaa TGACGGACCGAGACATCAGACTGATGATACAGCTTCGTGCCACCAACGCAGCCATCTTCACCGGCAGGAGGAACTCCGCCATGAGAGGCTGGAG GGCCATAAGAAAGGAGATGGGGCTCCAGGGGATGCTGTCAGCAcggcagctgaagaagaagTGGGACAACTTGAAGGAGAAGTACAGG CTACCGGGGATCCAACACTTGGAAGATGGCgacaagtgcagctgcagctctGCTGCTCAGAGTCAAAGCCTGGATTTCTGCCAGATCTGTTGGAGAGCTGATTCAGGCAGACTGTACTGTAGGAGAAGTATGGGAGTGTCTGAAAAG GCGCTGAAGAACCCTCCAGAGGGCATGGAGACCACGACCCCGCCCAGCTCGTGGCGCTGGTTCCACCTGATGGAGGAGGCCATGAGTGGCCGCCTTGCCGGGACAGCCAACATCATCCAGCCCTCCCTGctggacgaggacgaggacaaCAACGCGGCCCTGCCTCCGCTCATTATTCCCAACATGGGAGGAGCTTTTTCTGGACTAGTTGGAACGGGAACCCTGGAGGGTGCCGGGACGCCGCAGGAGGTCCTGGATCTAAGTGAAATCGAATCATGTGGGAAAGTTGAGGCAGTGAGCAGAACTGAATCTCCTGCAGAGGTTGTTGCAGCCGAAGGACACACGAGACGCCCCGAGTGCGAGCTGAGCCAGCCGGCTGCACTGTACGTCACCTTACTGCCGGACCGCACCAACGAGACGCCGTCCTCCTCCAGAAACATCGTCAGGGAGGCGTCCGAGGTCGATAGGAAGCTGGCTGAGCTGCAGACGGAGAGGCGGGCTCTGGAGAGAGAGCAGGCCGAGTTCGACAGAGAGCTGATCGCTttagaaagagacagagagctgcTGAGCAGAGACATGGCCACTCTCGAGCGAGACAGAACCGCTATAGACAGAGACCGGGCGGCTGTGGAGAGAGACCGGGCGGCCGTGGAGAGAGACCGGGTGTTTCTGGATCGAGACCGAGCCTTCCTGGACAGAGACAGAGCTTTTCTGGAGAGAGACCGGGTGTTTCTAGAGAGAGCCAGGGAGGATTTAGAGAGAGCCAGAGCGCtgctgaggagagagagggcCGTCCTGGAGAGGGAGGGGGCGGCTGTGGACGGACATCAGGCTGAGATGACGGCGGAGAAGGAAGTGGTACTACAGACCCGGTTCTACCAGAGCCTGATGGCTGGAGACCTGGATCCAGATCAGCTGGAGACCAGACAGAGACTGGTTTCTTTGTTCCAGAGGCTTGTTGAAAAACTGTGA
- the LOC123962210 gene encoding uncharacterized protein LOC123962210 isoform X3, with amino-acid sequence MIQLRATNAAIFTGRRNSAMRGWRAIRKEMGLQGMLSARQLKKKWDNLKEKYRLPGIQHLEDGDKCSCSSAAQSQSLDFCQICWRADSGRLYCRRSMGVSEKALKNPPEGMETTTPPSSWRWFHLMEEAMSGRLAGTANIIQPSLLDEDEDNNAALPPLIIPNMGGAFSGLVGTGTLEGAGTPQEVLDLSEIESCGKVEAVSRTESPAEVVAAEGHTRRPECELSQPAALYVTLLPDRTNETPSSSRNIVREASEVDRKLAELQTERRALEREQAEFDRELIALERDRELLSRDMATLERDRTAIDRDRAAVERDRAAVERDRVFLDRDRAFLDRDRAFLERDRVFLERAREDLERARALLRRERAVLEREGAAVDGHQAEMTAEKEVVLQTRFYQSLMAGDLDPDQLETRQRLVSLFQRLVEKL; translated from the exons ATGATACAGCTTCGTGCCACCAACGCAGCCATCTTCACCGGCAGGAGGAACTCCGCCATGAGAGGCTGGAG GGCCATAAGAAAGGAGATGGGGCTCCAGGGGATGCTGTCAGCAcggcagctgaagaagaagTGGGACAACTTGAAGGAGAAGTACAGG CTACCGGGGATCCAACACTTGGAAGATGGCgacaagtgcagctgcagctctGCTGCTCAGAGTCAAAGCCTGGATTTCTGCCAGATCTGTTGGAGAGCTGATTCAGGCAGACTGTACTGTAGGAGAAGTATGGGAGTGTCTGAAAAG GCGCTGAAGAACCCTCCAGAGGGCATGGAGACCACGACCCCGCCCAGCTCGTGGCGCTGGTTCCACCTGATGGAGGAGGCCATGAGTGGCCGCCTTGCCGGGACAGCCAACATCATCCAGCCCTCCCTGctggacgaggacgaggacaaCAACGCGGCCCTGCCTCCGCTCATTATTCCCAACATGGGAGGAGCTTTTTCTGGACTAGTTGGAACGGGAACCCTGGAGGGTGCCGGGACGCCGCAGGAGGTCCTGGATCTAAGTGAAATCGAATCATGTGGGAAAGTTGAGGCAGTGAGCAGAACTGAATCTCCTGCAGAGGTTGTTGCAGCCGAAGGACACACGAGACGCCCCGAGTGCGAGCTGAGCCAGCCGGCTGCACTGTACGTCACCTTACTGCCGGACCGCACCAACGAGACGCCGTCCTCCTCCAGAAACATCGTCAGGGAGGCGTCCGAGGTCGATAGGAAGCTGGCTGAGCTGCAGACGGAGAGGCGGGCTCTGGAGAGAGAGCAGGCCGAGTTCGACAGAGAGCTGATCGCTttagaaagagacagagagctgcTGAGCAGAGACATGGCCACTCTCGAGCGAGACAGAACCGCTATAGACAGAGACCGGGCGGCTGTGGAGAGAGACCGGGCGGCCGTGGAGAGAGACCGGGTGTTTCTGGATCGAGACCGAGCCTTCCTGGACAGAGACAGAGCTTTTCTGGAGAGAGACCGGGTGTTTCTAGAGAGAGCCAGGGAGGATTTAGAGAGAGCCAGAGCGCtgctgaggagagagagggcCGTCCTGGAGAGGGAGGGGGCGGCTGTGGACGGACATCAGGCTGAGATGACGGCGGAGAAGGAAGTGGTACTACAGACCCGGTTCTACCAGAGCCTGATGGCTGGAGACCTGGATCCAGATCAGCTGGAGACCAGACAGAGACTGGTTTCTTTGTTCCAGAGGCTTGTTGAAAAACTGTGA
- the LOC123962219 gene encoding CD59 glycoprotein-like isoform X2: MRSQQGVQGNQRFRLEKTFVAQQKKKKTQLTEKTVQGDDMKRRLGLFLLVCFGMLHVGSGLRCYKCSDYTGRCENVQECTDEDSCISLSERGGKTIRQCIRYTYCDNSRLSQMFPAISGFTYRCCSSNLCNSGNAVTTATPVLALAGSLLSVWWCWF; the protein is encoded by the exons ATGCGTTCacagcagggtgttcagggGAACCAGCGTTTCCGTTTGGAAAAAACGTTCGTCGCccagcagaagaaaaaaaaaacacagctgacTGAAAAGACTGTTCAA GGAGACGACATGAAGCGCCGCCTCGGATTATTCCTGCTGGTTTGTTTTGGGATGCTTCACGTGG gTTCTGGACTTCGCTGCTACAAGTGCTCTGATTACACGGGCCGCTGTGAGAACGTGCAGGAGTGCACGGACGAGGACTCGTGCATCTCTCTGAGTGAGAGAG GTGGGAAGACCATCCGTCAGTGCATCAGGTACACCTACTGCGATAACTCCCGCCTCTCCCAGATGTTCCCGGCGATCTCCGGCTTCACCTACcgctgctgcagcagcaaccTGTGCAACTCCGGCAACGCCGTTACCACAGCGACGCCCGTCCTGGCCCTGGCGGGTTCCCTGCTGAGTGTTTGGTGGTGTTGGTTCTGA
- the LOC123962210 gene encoding uncharacterized protein LOC123962210 isoform X2, protein MRTEGVTDRDIRLMIQLRATNAAIFTGRRNSAMRGWRAIRKEMGLQGMLSARQLKKKWDNLKEKYRLPGIQHLEDGDKCSCSSAAQSQSLDFCQICWRADSGRLYCRRSMGVSEKALKNPPEGMETTTPPSSWRWFHLMEEAMSGRLAGTANIIQPSLLDEDEDNNAALPPLIIPNMGGAFSGLVGTGTLEGAGTPQEVLDLSEIESCGKVEAVSRTESPAEVVAAEGHTRRPECELSQPAALYVTLLPDRTNETPSSSRNIVREASEVDRKLAELQTERRALEREQAEFDRELIALERDRELLSRDMATLERDRTAIDRDRAAVERDRAAVERDRVFLDRDRAFLDRDRAFLERDRVFLERAREDLERARALLRRERAVLEREGAAVDGHQAEMTAEKEVVLQTRFYQSLMAGDLDPDQLETRQRLVSLFQRLVEKL, encoded by the exons atGCGTACTGAgggag TGACGGACCGAGACATCAGACTGATGATACAGCTTCGTGCCACCAACGCAGCCATCTTCACCGGCAGGAGGAACTCCGCCATGAGAGGCTGGAG GGCCATAAGAAAGGAGATGGGGCTCCAGGGGATGCTGTCAGCAcggcagctgaagaagaagTGGGACAACTTGAAGGAGAAGTACAGG CTACCGGGGATCCAACACTTGGAAGATGGCgacaagtgcagctgcagctctGCTGCTCAGAGTCAAAGCCTGGATTTCTGCCAGATCTGTTGGAGAGCTGATTCAGGCAGACTGTACTGTAGGAGAAGTATGGGAGTGTCTGAAAAG GCGCTGAAGAACCCTCCAGAGGGCATGGAGACCACGACCCCGCCCAGCTCGTGGCGCTGGTTCCACCTGATGGAGGAGGCCATGAGTGGCCGCCTTGCCGGGACAGCCAACATCATCCAGCCCTCCCTGctggacgaggacgaggacaaCAACGCGGCCCTGCCTCCGCTCATTATTCCCAACATGGGAGGAGCTTTTTCTGGACTAGTTGGAACGGGAACCCTGGAGGGTGCCGGGACGCCGCAGGAGGTCCTGGATCTAAGTGAAATCGAATCATGTGGGAAAGTTGAGGCAGTGAGCAGAACTGAATCTCCTGCAGAGGTTGTTGCAGCCGAAGGACACACGAGACGCCCCGAGTGCGAGCTGAGCCAGCCGGCTGCACTGTACGTCACCTTACTGCCGGACCGCACCAACGAGACGCCGTCCTCCTCCAGAAACATCGTCAGGGAGGCGTCCGAGGTCGATAGGAAGCTGGCTGAGCTGCAGACGGAGAGGCGGGCTCTGGAGAGAGAGCAGGCCGAGTTCGACAGAGAGCTGATCGCTttagaaagagacagagagctgcTGAGCAGAGACATGGCCACTCTCGAGCGAGACAGAACCGCTATAGACAGAGACCGGGCGGCTGTGGAGAGAGACCGGGCGGCCGTGGAGAGAGACCGGGTGTTTCTGGATCGAGACCGAGCCTTCCTGGACAGAGACAGAGCTTTTCTGGAGAGAGACCGGGTGTTTCTAGAGAGAGCCAGGGAGGATTTAGAGAGAGCCAGAGCGCtgctgaggagagagagggcCGTCCTGGAGAGGGAGGGGGCGGCTGTGGACGGACATCAGGCTGAGATGACGGCGGAGAAGGAAGTGGTACTACAGACCCGGTTCTACCAGAGCCTGATGGCTGGAGACCTGGATCCAGATCAGCTGGAGACCAGACAGAGACTGGTTTCTTTGTTCCAGAGGCTTGTTGAAAAACTGTGA
- the LOC123962210 gene encoding uncharacterized protein LOC123962210 isoform X5 — translation MASKLIIVEFYWCWFRLSGIVTSLNLLRFSVKSGFGTQSCTPSRLSAGPQKVLLICGFGQTRVRSALKNPPEGMETTTPPSSWRWFHLMEEAMSGRLAGTANIIQPSLLDEDEDNNAALPPLIIPNMGGAFSGLVGTGTLEGAGTPQEVLDLSEIESCGKVEAVSRTESPAEVVAAEGHTRRPECELSQPAALYVTLLPDRTNETPSSSRNIVREASEVDRKLAELQTERRALEREQAEFDRELIALERDRELLSRDMATLERDRTAIDRDRAAVERDRAAVERDRVFLDRDRAFLDRDRAFLERDRVFLERAREDLERARALLRRERAVLEREGAAVDGHQAEMTAEKEVVLQTRFYQSLMAGDLDPDQLETRQRLVSLFQRLVEKL, via the exons atggcATCAAAATTGATTATCGTGGAATTTTACTGGTGTTGGTTTCGACTCTCTGGTATCGTGACGTCCCTAAACCTGTTAAGATTTAGTGTGAAGTCTGGATTTGGAACACAATCCTGCACCCCAAGCAGACTCTCTGCAGGTCCGCAGAAAGTCTTGCTGATCTGTGGATTTGGACAAACTCGGGTTCGGTCT GCGCTGAAGAACCCTCCAGAGGGCATGGAGACCACGACCCCGCCCAGCTCGTGGCGCTGGTTCCACCTGATGGAGGAGGCCATGAGTGGCCGCCTTGCCGGGACAGCCAACATCATCCAGCCCTCCCTGctggacgaggacgaggacaaCAACGCGGCCCTGCCTCCGCTCATTATTCCCAACATGGGAGGAGCTTTTTCTGGACTAGTTGGAACGGGAACCCTGGAGGGTGCCGGGACGCCGCAGGAGGTCCTGGATCTAAGTGAAATCGAATCATGTGGGAAAGTTGAGGCAGTGAGCAGAACTGAATCTCCTGCAGAGGTTGTTGCAGCCGAAGGACACACGAGACGCCCCGAGTGCGAGCTGAGCCAGCCGGCTGCACTGTACGTCACCTTACTGCCGGACCGCACCAACGAGACGCCGTCCTCCTCCAGAAACATCGTCAGGGAGGCGTCCGAGGTCGATAGGAAGCTGGCTGAGCTGCAGACGGAGAGGCGGGCTCTGGAGAGAGAGCAGGCCGAGTTCGACAGAGAGCTGATCGCTttagaaagagacagagagctgcTGAGCAGAGACATGGCCACTCTCGAGCGAGACAGAACCGCTATAGACAGAGACCGGGCGGCTGTGGAGAGAGACCGGGCGGCCGTGGAGAGAGACCGGGTGTTTCTGGATCGAGACCGAGCCTTCCTGGACAGAGACAGAGCTTTTCTGGAGAGAGACCGGGTGTTTCTAGAGAGAGCCAGGGAGGATTTAGAGAGAGCCAGAGCGCtgctgaggagagagagggcCGTCCTGGAGAGGGAGGGGGCGGCTGTGGACGGACATCAGGCTGAGATGACGGCGGAGAAGGAAGTGGTACTACAGACCCGGTTCTACCAGAGCCTGATGGCTGGAGACCTGGATCCAGATCAGCTGGAGACCAGACAGAGACTGGTTTCTTTGTTCCAGAGGCTTGTTGAAAAACTGTGA
- the LOC123962219 gene encoding CD59 glycoprotein-like isoform X1 — MFGQTGSLCGPLDKEPFSAVCVGSQWNRSDSEPSRTLCCSDPTPSPACFHSSFPSRLQGDDMKRRLGLFLLVCFGMLHVGSGLRCYKCSDYTGRCENVQECTDEDSCISLSERGGKTIRQCIRYTYCDNSRLSQMFPAISGFTYRCCSSNLCNSGNAVTTATPVLALAGSLLSVWWCWF, encoded by the exons atgtttgGCCAGACAGGGAGTCTTTGTGGTCCGCTGGACAAAGAGCCGTTCTCTGCGGTCTGCGTCGGGTCACAGTGGAACAGATCGGACTCAGAACCCAGCCGGACGCTCTGCTGCTCCGACCCGACTCCTTCCCCTGCCTGCTTTCACTCCAGCTTTCCTTCTCGTTTGCAGGGAGACGACATGAAGCGCCGCCTCGGATTATTCCTGCTGGTTTGTTTTGGGATGCTTCACGTGG gTTCTGGACTTCGCTGCTACAAGTGCTCTGATTACACGGGCCGCTGTGAGAACGTGCAGGAGTGCACGGACGAGGACTCGTGCATCTCTCTGAGTGAGAGAG GTGGGAAGACCATCCGTCAGTGCATCAGGTACACCTACTGCGATAACTCCCGCCTCTCCCAGATGTTCCCGGCGATCTCCGGCTTCACCTACcgctgctgcagcagcaaccTGTGCAACTCCGGCAACGCCGTTACCACAGCGACGCCCGTCCTGGCCCTGGCGGGTTCCCTGCTGAGTGTTTGGTGGTGTTGGTTCTGA
- the LOC123962210 gene encoding uncharacterized protein LOC123962210 isoform X4 has product MANTYRMTDRDIRLMIQLRATNAAIFTGRRNSAMRGWRAIRKEMGLQGMLSARQLKKKWDNLKEKYRALKNPPEGMETTTPPSSWRWFHLMEEAMSGRLAGTANIIQPSLLDEDEDNNAALPPLIIPNMGGAFSGLVGTGTLEGAGTPQEVLDLSEIESCGKVEAVSRTESPAEVVAAEGHTRRPECELSQPAALYVTLLPDRTNETPSSSRNIVREASEVDRKLAELQTERRALEREQAEFDRELIALERDRELLSRDMATLERDRTAIDRDRAAVERDRAAVERDRVFLDRDRAFLDRDRAFLERDRVFLERAREDLERARALLRRERAVLEREGAAVDGHQAEMTAEKEVVLQTRFYQSLMAGDLDPDQLETRQRLVSLFQRLVEKL; this is encoded by the exons ATGGCGAACACATACAGaa TGACGGACCGAGACATCAGACTGATGATACAGCTTCGTGCCACCAACGCAGCCATCTTCACCGGCAGGAGGAACTCCGCCATGAGAGGCTGGAG GGCCATAAGAAAGGAGATGGGGCTCCAGGGGATGCTGTCAGCAcggcagctgaagaagaagTGGGACAACTTGAAGGAGAAGTACAGG GCGCTGAAGAACCCTCCAGAGGGCATGGAGACCACGACCCCGCCCAGCTCGTGGCGCTGGTTCCACCTGATGGAGGAGGCCATGAGTGGCCGCCTTGCCGGGACAGCCAACATCATCCAGCCCTCCCTGctggacgaggacgaggacaaCAACGCGGCCCTGCCTCCGCTCATTATTCCCAACATGGGAGGAGCTTTTTCTGGACTAGTTGGAACGGGAACCCTGGAGGGTGCCGGGACGCCGCAGGAGGTCCTGGATCTAAGTGAAATCGAATCATGTGGGAAAGTTGAGGCAGTGAGCAGAACTGAATCTCCTGCAGAGGTTGTTGCAGCCGAAGGACACACGAGACGCCCCGAGTGCGAGCTGAGCCAGCCGGCTGCACTGTACGTCACCTTACTGCCGGACCGCACCAACGAGACGCCGTCCTCCTCCAGAAACATCGTCAGGGAGGCGTCCGAGGTCGATAGGAAGCTGGCTGAGCTGCAGACGGAGAGGCGGGCTCTGGAGAGAGAGCAGGCCGAGTTCGACAGAGAGCTGATCGCTttagaaagagacagagagctgcTGAGCAGAGACATGGCCACTCTCGAGCGAGACAGAACCGCTATAGACAGAGACCGGGCGGCTGTGGAGAGAGACCGGGCGGCCGTGGAGAGAGACCGGGTGTTTCTGGATCGAGACCGAGCCTTCCTGGACAGAGACAGAGCTTTTCTGGAGAGAGACCGGGTGTTTCTAGAGAGAGCCAGGGAGGATTTAGAGAGAGCCAGAGCGCtgctgaggagagagagggcCGTCCTGGAGAGGGAGGGGGCGGCTGTGGACGGACATCAGGCTGAGATGACGGCGGAGAAGGAAGTGGTACTACAGACCCGGTTCTACCAGAGCCTGATGGCTGGAGACCTGGATCCAGATCAGCTGGAGACCAGACAGAGACTGGTTTCTTTGTTCCAGAGGCTTGTTGAAAAACTGTGA
- the kcnj11l gene encoding potassium inwardly rectifying channel subfamily J member 11, like produces MLARKGLVPDGFLLTRLAEDQNQPNRNRSRSQRARFITKSGSCNVAHKNIREQGRFLQDVFTTMVDLKWQHSFLIFTSAFLCSWMLFAMIWWLLAFAHGDLEPRSPDGEPGPVPCVTAIHSFTSAFLFSIEVQVTIGFGGRMVTEECPLAITVLIIQNILGLIINAVMLGCVFMKTAQANRRAETLIFSRNAVIAPRNGRPTFMFRVGDLRKSMIISATIQLQVIRRTVTAEGEVIPVCQLDIQVENPLRSNGIFLVSPLIVSHTIERGSPLYELSAQSLASEDLEIIVVLEGVVETTGITMQARTSYTPEEILWGRRFVSIMTEEDGRYCVNYSKFGNTVPVRMSSLSAKELDQIKGVQEGSSEAQPQGWGLVRAGRGGFRRGGRTCNSSTPQPWYAQSEKPQKEAEKKTMHLEVIGRQTEEDSLGEMSD; encoded by the exons ATGTTGGCCAGGAAGGGCCTCGTGCCGGACGGTTTTCTGCTGACCCGTCTGGcggaggaccagaaccagccgAACCGCAACCGCTCCAGATCTCAGAGAGCCCGCTTCATCACCAAGTCCGGATCCTGCAATGTGGCTCACAAGAACATCAGGGAGCAG GGTCGGTTTCTGCAGGACGTTTTCACCACCATGGTGGACCTGAAGTGGCAGCACTCCTTCCTCATCTTCACCTCGGCCTTCCTTTGCTCCTGGATGCTCTTCGCTATGATCTGGTGGCTCCTGGCCTTCGCTCACGGAGACCTGGAGCCCCGTAGCCCAGACGGCGAGCCAGGCCCCGTCCCCTGCGTCACTGCCATCCACTCCTTCACCTCAGCCTTCCTCTTCTCCATTGAAGTCCAG GTGACCATCGGTTTTGGTGGCAGGATGGTGACGGAAGAGTGTCCTCTGGCCATCACCGTGTTGATCATCCAGAATATTCTGGGCCTGATCATCAACGCCGTGATGCTCGGCTGCGTGTTCATGAAGACCGCACAGGCCAACCGGCGCGCAGAGACGCTCATCTTCTCCAGAAACGCCGTCATCGCTCCTCGAAACGGCCGGCCGACCTTTATGTTCAGAGTCGGAGACCTGAGGAAAAGTATGATCATCTCTGCCACGATCCAGCTGCAG GTGATCCGGCGGACGGTGACGGCGGAGGGCGAGGTGATCCCGGTGTGCCAGCTGGACATCCAGGTGGAGAACCCTCTGCGGAGTAACGGCATCTTCCTGGTTTCTCCTCTGATCGTCAGCCACACCATAGAGAGAGGGAGTCCTCTGTACGAGCTCTCCGCCCAGTCCCTGGCCTCCGAAGACCTGGAGATCATCGTCGTCCTGGAAG GTGTGGTGGAGACAACAGGGATCACCATGCAGGCCCGAACCTCCTACACCCCCGAGGAGATCCTGTGGGGGAGGCGCTTCGTCTCCATCATGACAGAGGAGGACGGCCGTTACTGCGTCAACTACTCCAAGTTCGGCAACACGGTTCCCGTCAGGATGTCGTCTCTCAGCGCCAAGGAGCTGGACCAGATCAAGGGCGTCCAGGAGGGCAGCTCTGAAGCCCAGCCTCAGGGCTGGGGGCTGGTCCGAGCCGGCAGAGGAGGCTTCCGCAGAGGAGGCCGGACCTGCAATAGCTCCACCCCTCAGCCCTGGTACGCTCAATCAGAGAAACCACAGAAGGAGGCGGAGAAGAAGACGATGCACCTGGAAGTGATTGGACGACAGACTGAAGAAGACTCGCTGGGAGAGATGAGCGACTGA
- the LOC123962219 gene encoding CD59 glycoprotein-like isoform X4: MKRRLGLFLLVCFGMLHVGSGLRCYKCSDYTGRCENVQECTDEDSCISLSERGGKTIRQCIRYTYCDNSRLSQMFPAISGFTYRCCSSNLCNSGNAVTTATPVLALAGSLLSVWWCWF; encoded by the exons ATGAAGCGCCGCCTCGGATTATTCCTGCTGGTTTGTTTTGGGATGCTTCACGTGG gTTCTGGACTTCGCTGCTACAAGTGCTCTGATTACACGGGCCGCTGTGAGAACGTGCAGGAGTGCACGGACGAGGACTCGTGCATCTCTCTGAGTGAGAGAG GTGGGAAGACCATCCGTCAGTGCATCAGGTACACCTACTGCGATAACTCCCGCCTCTCCCAGATGTTCCCGGCGATCTCCGGCTTCACCTACcgctgctgcagcagcaaccTGTGCAACTCCGGCAACGCCGTTACCACAGCGACGCCCGTCCTGGCCCTGGCGGGTTCCCTGCTGAGTGTTTGGTGGTGTTGGTTCTGA